A window from Brachyhypopomus gauderio isolate BG-103 chromosome 6, BGAUD_0.2, whole genome shotgun sequence encodes these proteins:
- the camsap3 gene encoding calmodulin-regulated spectrin-associated protein 3 isoform X3, with amino-acid sequence MVDSSAARKTFVVPDVKPLDQYDSSRAKICGSVGWLLAKSYGNAENVPVELRDPFYCDQYEQEHLKPPVTRLLLSPELYCRTYGLLLEQEPPRDATALLQALAKKGVAPQDQNTPVTEADLRHKPIKMSSHLALMDALMAVGAMETVRAARACGAAERLGGEGDWENTLLRWVNTLNQKLKQRTENDHTQPNTEPQPVQASCPTRWYWKLVPLRYRKDKMASKLGPCFPVVSDVKDLSSGCAVAALLHFYCPGLLRLEDISMKDTMSLADSLYNLQLLREFSDSCLKSCCHLALEDLLYSPPELQVNILSFLAELLYWFEVSKPEFVQPLKTPDPAETSGKNDGSNSGAGNRSPSIFKKPFLPISSPVTPVPGCLTQSTSMSHVEAVGRTWTRKPLSRPLSSAVSFSIPFGLDSDVDIVMGNPVITRSVSSDNLNPAGRDPHTPPEDLRRVLNRPAGLNGPHRPSWAAQNPVVPLLAEENGLDEGKTGELPTIEEALQIIHNEGKMEPRLRPDGAPDGFYLHSPDDVANDGINGSPVPPGSSAPSRSGMQYRPHGQPTEAGRTRHASEGSRDDDSVLRDGSVDSDASEDLPKTHSMPATPAGGARVARPHGAETPDSGVKMTSFAERRKKQPAEPPTPGEAQAPQMTTWAAKKAEESPSKSPALSNEMSELGARLEEKRKAIEAQKKRIEAIFAKHRQRLGKNAFMQLQKEQQEGDGEEGGPVEAGVAAAEELSRTEPDARLAQAEKEEGRKQRPPMDTEGTVKAPSPRDHKDKPLAGTTGEKTSVPLGDYNNAVSKLNAALSSLQSDMQRLSQQQSQLMMKQLPANNQTWVIPPSLKTSTPAPASRLSRESARDTPITPASSSPSPSRRVNAHATPPKSPGAHRRAQSAPPKSPKHQSRPADLKVPALTRVITAPHSVDNIPHRRKVSPWQYRDQTSSSFSLGSTVGQLLRPDDSNSETGSSEDQTVFSLDLEGGTTHSTARKEHHGGGGSSGAPSECSFESDVPLSAFGGKRGSLIEISLSSLRGPEGEDADQAVDAISDSMSDVTEPETKGGVGFFFKDEDRPEDEMAQRRAALLEKQQKRAEEMKKKRQEQEREREASRRGSVDELRTGERVERPRTPCTPPPACTPPPSEGTPQRRGDFTRQEYERRHQLKIMEDLDKVLRQKPTTVRGVKKQRPKTVFHDDSALSRSPAKGFMGSRLNRVYSHSTNNLSSMANDSGTLTVRKSPSRSHSPSRLMSPGRTATQNGEKDWENASTISSPASIPEYTGPKLYKEPSFKSNKFIIHNAISRCCLAGKVNEPQKNKIIEEMEKSSANHFLILFRDSSCQFRAVYIMNPETEELQRLTGIGPRVIVPAMVESIYKYSSDRKQFSVIPSKTMSMSVDAFTIPGHLWQSKRPGTPKKPGTPK; translated from the exons AGAATGTTCCGGTGGAGCTGCGAGACCCCTTCTACTGCGACCAGTACGAGCAGGAGCACCTGAAGCCTCCCGTCACACGGCTCCTCCTCTCACCTGAGCTCTACTGCCGCACCTACGGCCTGCTGCTGGAGCAGGAGCCCCCCAGGGACGCCACCGCCCTCCTGCAGGCCCTCGCCAAGAAGGGCGTGGCCCCCCAGGACCAGAACACTCCCGTGACCGAGGCCGACCTGCGCCACAAACCCATCAAGATG AGCTCCCACTTGGCACTGATGGACGCGTTGATGGCGGTGGGTGCCATGGAGACGGTGAGGGCAGCGCGGGCGTGTGGGGCGGCGGAGCGGCTCGGAGGAGAGGGCGACTGGGAGAACACGCTGCTGCGCTGGGTCAACACG TTAAATCAGAAGCTGAAGCAAAGGACAGAGAATGACcacacacaacccaacacagAGCCTCAGCCGGTTCAAGCTTCG TGCCCAACCCGCTGGTACTGGAAACTTGTTCCT CTCCGCTACAGGAAGGACAAGATGGCGTCCAAACTCGGCCCATGTTTCCCAGTGGTGAGCGACGTGAAGGATCTCTCCAGTGGCTGTGCTGTAGCTGCCCTCCTGCACTTTTACTGCCCCGGCCTGCTGCGCTTGGAAG acatttCTATGAAGGATACTATGTCTTTGGCTGACAGTCTTTACAATCTGCAGCTGCTGCGTGAGTTCTCTGACAGCTGTCTGAAGAGCTGCTGCCACCTAGCGTTGGAAGACCTGCTCTACAGCCCACCAGAGTTACAG GTTAATATACTAAGTTTTTTGGCCGAGCTCTTGTACTGGTTTGAGGTGTCCAAGCCGGAGTTTGTACAGCCCCTGAAGACTCCAGATCCAGCCG AAACCTCAGGAAAGAATGACGGAAGCAATAGTGGTGCAGGGAACAG GTCTCCTTCCATCTTCAAAAAGCCCTTCCTGCCCATCTCCTCTCCAGTGACGCCGGTTCCGG GCTGTCTGACTCAGTCTACCTCAATGTCTCACGTAGAGGCAGTTGGACGAACTTGGACAAGGAAACCACTCAG TCGCCCTCTGTCTTCTGCGGTGTCCTTCAGTATCCCTTTTGGTCTGGATAGTGATGTTGACATAGTGATGGGCAACCCTGTCATAACCCGCTCGGTCAGCTCCGACAACCTAAACCCAGCAGGCCGtgacccacacacccctcctgaAGACCTGCGGCGTGTGCTGAACAGGCCTGCTGGTCTCAACGGCCCCCACCGTCCCTCCTGGGCTGCCCAGAATCCAGTGGTGCCCTTACTGGCTGAGGAGAACGGTCTGGATGAGGGCAAGACGGGTGAGCTGCCCACCATCGAGGAGGCCTTGCAAATCATCCACAACGAGGGCAAAATGGAGCCACGGTTGCGGCCCGACGGGGCACCCGACGGCTTCTACCTGCACTCGCCAGATGACGTGGCCAATGACGGGATCAATGGAAGCCCCGTCCCACCCGGCAGCTCCGCCCCTTCCCGCTCAGGAATGCAGTACCGGCCGCACGGGCAGCCGACGGAGGCGGGACGCACCCGTCACGCATCGGAGGGTTCGCGCGACGACGACTCCGTCCTAAGAGATGGGAGCGTGGACTCGGATGCGTCGGAGGACCTTCCTAAAACCCACTCCATGCCAGCCACGCCCGCGGGCGGAGCCAGAGTGGCCCGCCCCCACGGCGCAGAGACTCCGGACAGCGGCGTGAAGATGACCAGCTTCGCCGAGCGTAGGAAGAAGCAGCCGGCAGAGCCGCCCACGCCGGGCGAAGCGCAGGCCCCGCAGATGACCACGTGGGCGGCAAAGAAGGCAGAGGAGAGCCCCAGCAAGAGCCCCGCCCTCAGCAACGAGATGTCGGAGCTGGGGGCAAGGCTGGAGGAGAAGCGTAAGGCCATCGAGGCACAGAAGAAGCGCATCGAGGCCATATTTGCTAAGCACCGGCAGAGGCTAGGCAAGAATGCCTTTATGCAGCTGCAGAAGGAGCAACAGGAAGGCGATGGCGAGGAGGGAGGTCCAGTGGAGGCTGGCGTCGCCGCTGCGGAGGAGCTCAGCCGCACGGAGCCAGATGCGAGGTTGGCGCAAGCTGAGAAAGAGGAAGGGCGGAAACAGCGCCCCCCCATGGACACAGAGGGGACCGTCAAAGCCCCTTCACCACGAGACCATAAAGACAAACCGCTTGCAGGTACGACGGGAGAGAAGACCTCGGTCCCGTTGGGCGACTACAACAATGCAGTGTCGAAGCTGAACGCAGCACTCAGCTCGCTGCAAAGCGACATGCAGCGTCTGTCTCAGCAGCAGAGTCAGCTGATGATGAAGCAGCTCCCCGCCAACAACCAGACGTGGGTCATCCCACCCAGCCTCAAGACGTCTACCCCAGCGCCAGCTTCACGCCTTTCCAGGGAGTCCGCGCGCGACACACCCATCACTCCAGCCTCTTCCTCCCCGTCCCCTTCCCGCCGGGTCAACGCTCATGCCACACCCCCCAAGTCACCCGGTGCCCACCGCCGAGCTCAGTCAGCCCCGCCCAAAAGTCCCAAGCACCAGTCTCGACCAGCGGACCTCAAGGTGCCGGCGCTCACCCGCGTCATCACGGCCCCTCACAGCGTGGACAACATCCCGCACCGCCGCAAGGTGTCGCCGTGGCAGTATCGCGACCAGACCTCGTCGTCCTTCAGCTTGGGCTCGACCGTCGGCCAGCTGCTCCGCCCAGATGACAGCAACTCTGAGACGGGCTCCAGCGAGGACCAGACGGTCTTCAGCCTGGACCTGGAGGGAGGCACCACCCATTCTACGGCCAGGAAGGAGCACCATGGCGGGGGTGGGAGCTCGGGAGCACCGTCCGAGTGCTCCTTCGAAAGCGATGTGCCCTTGAGCGCCTTCGGCGGCAAACGCGGCAGCCTGATCGAGATCTCACTGTCCTCTTTGAGAGGGCCGGAGGGAGAGGATGCTGACCAAGCCGTCGACGCCATCTCCGACTCCATGAGCGACGTGACGGAGCCTGAGACGAAGGGTGGGGTCGGGTTCTTCTTTAAG GACGAAGATCGGCCCGAAGACGAGATGGCTCAGAGGAGGGCAGCCCTGCTGGAGAAGCAGCAGAAGCGAGCAGAGGAGATGAAGAAGAAGAGACAGGAGCAGGAACGAGAGAGGGAGGCAAG CAGGCGTGGGTCCGTGGACGAGCTTCGAACAGGCGAGAGGGTTGAGCGACCGCGGACGCCCTGCACCCCTCCCCCGGCCTGTACCCCTCCCCCGAGCGAAGGCACGCCCCAGCGCCGCGGTGACTTCACCCGCCAGGAGTACGAGCGGCGCCATCAGCTGAAGATCATGGAGGACCTGGACAAGGTGCTGCGTCAGAAGCCCACCACCGTCCGAGGAGTCAAGAAACAGCGACCCAAGACGGTGTTCCACGACGACTCTGCCCTCTCTCGCAGCCCAGCCAAGGGGTTTATGG GTTCTAGACTGAACAGGGTGTATTCTCACTCCACCAACAACCTGTCCTCTATGGCCAATGACAGTGGGACCCTTACTGTTCGCAAGTCTCCTAG CCGCTCACACTCTCCTTCGAGGCTGATGTCCCCAGGCCGTACAGCCACACAGAATGGTGAAAAGGACTGGGAGAACGCCTCCACCATTTCCTCCCCCGCCTCCATCCCAGAATACACAG GACCCAAACTGTACAAGGAGCCGAGCTTCAAATCCAACAAGTTCATCATCCACAATGCCATCTCACGCTGCTGCTTGGCAGGCAAGGTCAATGAACCACAGAAAAACAAGATCATTGAG GAAATGGAGAAAAGTAGCGCCAACCACTTCTTGATCCTGTTCCGAGACTCGAGCTGCCAGTTCCGGGCGGTCTACATCATGAACCCAGAGACGGAGGAGCTGCAGCGGCTGACCGGCATCGGCCCACGGGTCATTGTCCCCGCTATGGTGGAGTCCATCTACAAGTACAGCTCCGACCGCAAGCAGTTCAGCGTCATTCCATCCAAAACCATGTCCATGAGTGTGGACGCCTTCACCATCCCTGGCCATCTGTGGCAGAGCAAGCGTCCCGGGACACCCAAGAAGCCTGGGACACCCAAATAG
- the camsap3 gene encoding calmodulin-regulated spectrin-associated protein 3 isoform X2 — protein sequence MVDSSAARKTFVVPDVKPLDQYDSSRAKICGSVGWLLAKSYGNAENVPVELRDPFYCDQYEQEHLKPPVTRLLLSPELYCRTYGLLLEQEPPRDATALLQALAKKGVAPQDQNTPVTEADLRHKPIKMSSHLALMDALMAVGAMETVRAARACGAAERLGGEGDWENTLLRWVNTLNQKLKQRTENDHTQPNTEPQPVQASCPTRWYWKLVPLRYRKDKMASKLGPCFPVVSDVKDLSSGCAVAALLHFYCPGLLRLEDISMKDTMSLADSLYNLQLLREFSDSCLKSCCHLALEDLLYSPPELQVNILSFLAELLYWFEVSKPEFVQPLKTPDPAETSGKNDGSNSGAGNRSPSIFKKPFLPISSPVTPVPGCLTQSTSMSHVEAVGRTWTRKPLSRPLSSAVSFSIPFGLDSDVDIVMGNPVITRSVSSDNLNPAGRDPHTPPEDLRRVLNRPAGLNGPHRPSWAAQNPVVPLLAEENGLDEGKTGELPTIEEALQIIHNEGKMEPRLRPDGAPDGFYLHSPDDVANDGINGSPVPPGSSAPSRSGMQYRPHGQPTEAGRTRHASEGSRDDDSVLRDGSVDSDASEDLPKTHSMPATPAGGARVARPHGAETPDSGVKMTSFAERRKKQPAEPPTPGEAQAPQMTTWAAKKAEESPSKSPALSNEMSELGARLEEKRKAIEAQKKRIEAIFAKHRQRLGKNAFMQLQKEQQEGDGEEGGPVEAGVAAAEELSRTEPDARLAQAEKEEGRKQRPPMDTEGTVKAPSPRDHKDKPLAGTTGEKTSVPLGDYNNAVSKLNAALSSLQSDMQRLSQQQSQLMMKQLPANNQTWVIPPSLKTSTPAPASRLSRESARDTPITPASSSPSPSRRVNAHATPPKSPGAHRRAQSAPPKSPKHQSRPADLKVPALTRVITAPHSVDNIPHRRKVSPWQYRDQTSSSFSLGSTVGQLLRPDDSNSETGSSEDQTVFSLDLEGGTTHSTARKEHHGGGGSSGAPSECSFESDVPLSAFGGKRGSLIEISLSSLRGPEGEDADQAVDAISDSMSDVTEPETKGGVGFFFKQDEDRPEDEMAQRRAALLEKQQKRAEEMKKKRQEQEREREARRGSVDELRTGERVERPRTPCTPPPACTPPPSEGTPQRRGDFTRQEYERRHQLKIMEDLDKVLRQKPTTVRGVKKQRPKTVFHDDSALSRSPAKGFMGSRLNRVYSHSTNNLSSMANDSGTLTVRKSPSRSHSPSRLMSPGRTATQNGEKDWENASTISSPASIPEYTGPKLYKEPSFKSNKFIIHNAISRCCLAGKVNEPQKNKIIEEMEKSSANHFLILFRDSSCQFRAVYIMNPETEELQRLTGIGPRVIVPAMVESIYKYSSDRKQFSVIPSKTMSMSVDAFTIPGHLWQSKRPGTPKKPGTPK from the exons AGAATGTTCCGGTGGAGCTGCGAGACCCCTTCTACTGCGACCAGTACGAGCAGGAGCACCTGAAGCCTCCCGTCACACGGCTCCTCCTCTCACCTGAGCTCTACTGCCGCACCTACGGCCTGCTGCTGGAGCAGGAGCCCCCCAGGGACGCCACCGCCCTCCTGCAGGCCCTCGCCAAGAAGGGCGTGGCCCCCCAGGACCAGAACACTCCCGTGACCGAGGCCGACCTGCGCCACAAACCCATCAAGATG AGCTCCCACTTGGCACTGATGGACGCGTTGATGGCGGTGGGTGCCATGGAGACGGTGAGGGCAGCGCGGGCGTGTGGGGCGGCGGAGCGGCTCGGAGGAGAGGGCGACTGGGAGAACACGCTGCTGCGCTGGGTCAACACG TTAAATCAGAAGCTGAAGCAAAGGACAGAGAATGACcacacacaacccaacacagAGCCTCAGCCGGTTCAAGCTTCG TGCCCAACCCGCTGGTACTGGAAACTTGTTCCT CTCCGCTACAGGAAGGACAAGATGGCGTCCAAACTCGGCCCATGTTTCCCAGTGGTGAGCGACGTGAAGGATCTCTCCAGTGGCTGTGCTGTAGCTGCCCTCCTGCACTTTTACTGCCCCGGCCTGCTGCGCTTGGAAG acatttCTATGAAGGATACTATGTCTTTGGCTGACAGTCTTTACAATCTGCAGCTGCTGCGTGAGTTCTCTGACAGCTGTCTGAAGAGCTGCTGCCACCTAGCGTTGGAAGACCTGCTCTACAGCCCACCAGAGTTACAG GTTAATATACTAAGTTTTTTGGCCGAGCTCTTGTACTGGTTTGAGGTGTCCAAGCCGGAGTTTGTACAGCCCCTGAAGACTCCAGATCCAGCCG AAACCTCAGGAAAGAATGACGGAAGCAATAGTGGTGCAGGGAACAG GTCTCCTTCCATCTTCAAAAAGCCCTTCCTGCCCATCTCCTCTCCAGTGACGCCGGTTCCGG GCTGTCTGACTCAGTCTACCTCAATGTCTCACGTAGAGGCAGTTGGACGAACTTGGACAAGGAAACCACTCAG TCGCCCTCTGTCTTCTGCGGTGTCCTTCAGTATCCCTTTTGGTCTGGATAGTGATGTTGACATAGTGATGGGCAACCCTGTCATAACCCGCTCGGTCAGCTCCGACAACCTAAACCCAGCAGGCCGtgacccacacacccctcctgaAGACCTGCGGCGTGTGCTGAACAGGCCTGCTGGTCTCAACGGCCCCCACCGTCCCTCCTGGGCTGCCCAGAATCCAGTGGTGCCCTTACTGGCTGAGGAGAACGGTCTGGATGAGGGCAAGACGGGTGAGCTGCCCACCATCGAGGAGGCCTTGCAAATCATCCACAACGAGGGCAAAATGGAGCCACGGTTGCGGCCCGACGGGGCACCCGACGGCTTCTACCTGCACTCGCCAGATGACGTGGCCAATGACGGGATCAATGGAAGCCCCGTCCCACCCGGCAGCTCCGCCCCTTCCCGCTCAGGAATGCAGTACCGGCCGCACGGGCAGCCGACGGAGGCGGGACGCACCCGTCACGCATCGGAGGGTTCGCGCGACGACGACTCCGTCCTAAGAGATGGGAGCGTGGACTCGGATGCGTCGGAGGACCTTCCTAAAACCCACTCCATGCCAGCCACGCCCGCGGGCGGAGCCAGAGTGGCCCGCCCCCACGGCGCAGAGACTCCGGACAGCGGCGTGAAGATGACCAGCTTCGCCGAGCGTAGGAAGAAGCAGCCGGCAGAGCCGCCCACGCCGGGCGAAGCGCAGGCCCCGCAGATGACCACGTGGGCGGCAAAGAAGGCAGAGGAGAGCCCCAGCAAGAGCCCCGCCCTCAGCAACGAGATGTCGGAGCTGGGGGCAAGGCTGGAGGAGAAGCGTAAGGCCATCGAGGCACAGAAGAAGCGCATCGAGGCCATATTTGCTAAGCACCGGCAGAGGCTAGGCAAGAATGCCTTTATGCAGCTGCAGAAGGAGCAACAGGAAGGCGATGGCGAGGAGGGAGGTCCAGTGGAGGCTGGCGTCGCCGCTGCGGAGGAGCTCAGCCGCACGGAGCCAGATGCGAGGTTGGCGCAAGCTGAGAAAGAGGAAGGGCGGAAACAGCGCCCCCCCATGGACACAGAGGGGACCGTCAAAGCCCCTTCACCACGAGACCATAAAGACAAACCGCTTGCAGGTACGACGGGAGAGAAGACCTCGGTCCCGTTGGGCGACTACAACAATGCAGTGTCGAAGCTGAACGCAGCACTCAGCTCGCTGCAAAGCGACATGCAGCGTCTGTCTCAGCAGCAGAGTCAGCTGATGATGAAGCAGCTCCCCGCCAACAACCAGACGTGGGTCATCCCACCCAGCCTCAAGACGTCTACCCCAGCGCCAGCTTCACGCCTTTCCAGGGAGTCCGCGCGCGACACACCCATCACTCCAGCCTCTTCCTCCCCGTCCCCTTCCCGCCGGGTCAACGCTCATGCCACACCCCCCAAGTCACCCGGTGCCCACCGCCGAGCTCAGTCAGCCCCGCCCAAAAGTCCCAAGCACCAGTCTCGACCAGCGGACCTCAAGGTGCCGGCGCTCACCCGCGTCATCACGGCCCCTCACAGCGTGGACAACATCCCGCACCGCCGCAAGGTGTCGCCGTGGCAGTATCGCGACCAGACCTCGTCGTCCTTCAGCTTGGGCTCGACCGTCGGCCAGCTGCTCCGCCCAGATGACAGCAACTCTGAGACGGGCTCCAGCGAGGACCAGACGGTCTTCAGCCTGGACCTGGAGGGAGGCACCACCCATTCTACGGCCAGGAAGGAGCACCATGGCGGGGGTGGGAGCTCGGGAGCACCGTCCGAGTGCTCCTTCGAAAGCGATGTGCCCTTGAGCGCCTTCGGCGGCAAACGCGGCAGCCTGATCGAGATCTCACTGTCCTCTTTGAGAGGGCCGGAGGGAGAGGATGCTGACCAAGCCGTCGACGCCATCTCCGACTCCATGAGCGACGTGACGGAGCCTGAGACGAAGGGTGGGGTCGGGTTCTTCTTTAAG CAGGACGAAGATCGGCCCGAAGACGAGATGGCTCAGAGGAGGGCAGCCCTGCTGGAGAAGCAGCAGAAGCGAGCAGAGGAGATGAAGAAGAAGAGACAGGAGCAGGAACGAGAGAGGGAGGCAAG GCGTGGGTCCGTGGACGAGCTTCGAACAGGCGAGAGGGTTGAGCGACCGCGGACGCCCTGCACCCCTCCCCCGGCCTGTACCCCTCCCCCGAGCGAAGGCACGCCCCAGCGCCGCGGTGACTTCACCCGCCAGGAGTACGAGCGGCGCCATCAGCTGAAGATCATGGAGGACCTGGACAAGGTGCTGCGTCAGAAGCCCACCACCGTCCGAGGAGTCAAGAAACAGCGACCCAAGACGGTGTTCCACGACGACTCTGCCCTCTCTCGCAGCCCAGCCAAGGGGTTTATGG GTTCTAGACTGAACAGGGTGTATTCTCACTCCACCAACAACCTGTCCTCTATGGCCAATGACAGTGGGACCCTTACTGTTCGCAAGTCTCCTAG CCGCTCACACTCTCCTTCGAGGCTGATGTCCCCAGGCCGTACAGCCACACAGAATGGTGAAAAGGACTGGGAGAACGCCTCCACCATTTCCTCCCCCGCCTCCATCCCAGAATACACAG GACCCAAACTGTACAAGGAGCCGAGCTTCAAATCCAACAAGTTCATCATCCACAATGCCATCTCACGCTGCTGCTTGGCAGGCAAGGTCAATGAACCACAGAAAAACAAGATCATTGAG GAAATGGAGAAAAGTAGCGCCAACCACTTCTTGATCCTGTTCCGAGACTCGAGCTGCCAGTTCCGGGCGGTCTACATCATGAACCCAGAGACGGAGGAGCTGCAGCGGCTGACCGGCATCGGCCCACGGGTCATTGTCCCCGCTATGGTGGAGTCCATCTACAAGTACAGCTCCGACCGCAAGCAGTTCAGCGTCATTCCATCCAAAACCATGTCCATGAGTGTGGACGCCTTCACCATCCCTGGCCATCTGTGGCAGAGCAAGCGTCCCGGGACACCCAAGAAGCCTGGGACACCCAAATAG